In Danaus plexippus chromosome 6, MEX_DaPlex, whole genome shotgun sequence, a single window of DNA contains:
- the LOC116779031 gene encoding negative elongation factor D — translation MPSQYDEERVWEGQNQNHYEDDGTEDVIDNPEEVLQECLEKFKTPDYIMEPGIFGQLKRYFQAGGNPEQVIEQLSINYNAVAQMANLLAEWLILGGVKVTEVQAMVENHLKDMILKTFDPKKADTIFTEEGETPAWLTEMIEHPTWRSLIYRLAEEYPDCLMLNFTIKLISDAGFQGEITSISTAAQQIEVFSRVLKSAIVGFLQSSDQWQNSVTECAKMVCHGAHTYVYSQVIVHILSQEPRGGAIMKRLNQEITRCAQESGHDVTPITLALTPGESWRNARTALAAMLSRGALNPADITVLFRAYTQPDPPPVHLLRIPHFLELLVDSLFKSGSKLNPEHKPKYMHLLAYAASVCEGPAPGRPIKDELKATMQAIEKIHTVCSSSASSSELLAELPALYHCIRFPVVGMGVLVWVEGVVTEKSYFKLCTEHCPVHLALLDEVASCHPLLHHRLLKLLVQLFESPQDELEILVQLELRKMLLDRMVNLLSRGCVVPVLQYIKECWKRDDTDISLIRYFITEVLDAIAPPYTPEFVQLVLPMVENEDITGTMRAEGEKDPVSEFRVHCKAHVVV, via the exons ATGCCTAGCCAATACGACGAGGAACGTGTTTGGGAGGGACAAAATCAAAACCACTACGAA GATGATGGCACTGAAGATGTTATTGATAACCCAGAAGAAGTATTACAAGAGTGCCttgaaaaattcaaaaccCCAGACTACATTATGGAACCAGGTATATTCGGTCAGCTGAAACGGTACTTTCAAGCAGGGGGAAATCCAGAACAAGTTATTGAGCAATTGTCAATAAACTACAATGCTGTTGCTCAGATGGCAAACTTGTTGGCTGAATGGCTTATACTTGGAG GAGTAAAAGTGACTGAAGTGCAAGCAATGGTGGAGAACCATTTGAAAGATATGATATTGAAAACTTTCGATCCAAAAAAAGCTGATACAATATTTACAGAAGAGGGTGAA ACACCTGCGTGGTTGACTGAAATGATTGAACATCCTACTTGGAGGTCACTTATTTATAGACTAGCGGAAGAGTACCCTGACTGTTTAATGCTGAATTTCACtataaag ttaATATCAGATGCTGGCTTTCAAGGCGAAATTACAAGTATATCTACAGCAGCACAACAAATTGAAGTGTTCTCTAGAGTTCTGAAGTCGGCAATTGTTGGTTTTTTGCAAAGTTCAGACCAATGGCAGAACAGTGTTACAGAGTGTGCT aAAATGGTGTGTCATGGAGCCCACACTTATGTTTATAGTCAAGTCATTGTACACATTCTCTCCCAAGAACCACGAGGGGGTGCAATTATGAAAAGATTGAACCAAGAAATAACTCGATGTGCTCAAgaaag TGGTCACGATGTCACCCCCATAACGCTAGCGTTAACCCCTGGCGAGTCTTGGCGCAATGCTCGTACAGCATTGGCGGCCATGTTATCCAGAGGAGCTTTAAACCCAGCTGACATAACAGTACTATTTCGAGCGTACACACAACCAGATCCACCTCCTGTACATTTATTACGGATTCCACATTTCTTAG AACTACTTGTGGACTCATTATTCAAATCAGGAAGCAAACTTAATCCTGAACATAAACCCAAATATATGCATTTGTTAGCATATGCTGCTAGTGTTTGTGAAGGTCCAGCCCCCGGTAGACCAATTAAAGATGAGTTAAAGGCAACAATGCAAGCTATTGAAAAAATTCATACAGTTTGCAGTAGTTCGGCGAGTTCTAGCGAACTCTTAGCTGAGCTACCAGCCCTTTACCATTGTATAAG ATTCCCAGTAGTAGGAATGGGTGTTCTGGTGTGGGTGGAGGGTGTAGTAACCGAGAAGTCTTACTTCAAATTGTGCACTGAACATTGTCCCGTCCACCTGGCACTGCTTGACGAAGTCGCTTCCTGCCATCCTCTACTACATCACAGACTTTTAAAGCTACTAGTACAGTTGTTTGAATCTCCACAAGATGAATTGGAGATTTTAGTTCAG TTGGAATTAAGGAAAATGCTGTTAGACCGTATGGTCAATTTGCTAAGTCGTGGCTGCGTCGTCCCAGTGCTGCAATATATCAAAGAATGTTGGAAGAGAGATGACACTGATATATCacttataagatattttataacagag GTTCTTGATGCAATAGCTCCACCTTACACGCCTGAATTTGTACAACTCGTGTTACCAATGGTGGAAAATGAGGATATAACTGGAACAATGAGAGCTGAAGGTGAAAAAGATCCAGTATCTGAATTTAGAG TTCACTGCAAAGCACATGTAGTGGTTTGA
- the LOC116778726 gene encoding LOW QUALITY PROTEIN: nuclear speckle splicing regulatory protein 1 (The sequence of the model RefSeq protein was modified relative to this genomic sequence to represent the inferred CDS: deleted 2 bases in 1 codon), with product MAEKQYGLILKDKTKGQLSFQSSRNVFGSDSDSGDEKQKAPLSLKPSSNINRQAKITQEKALGEDPTVYQYDEIYDSMIKEKEAKKRKQLDKKPKYIENLIKSSNKRKLENERRIERQIQKEREKEGEEFADKEVFVTSAYKKKLEEMRIEEEKEKYEEYLESIGDVTKQQDLGGFYRHLYEQKLGSKKSVETDKKNDPLKEGSPEPKHTEFTKTRSKDDRKGKESKQRNYRKRKASHEKLSEGEIEDSEGEINHCNLDDIRTLKKSKQDSENIDADSDFSIDDSSDEESNKEIPLPQQAEVEKSENDSKKLDENKTPPINNEKPKTEIDKPKEKIDIWKKRTVGEVFEQALKRYYERKAARGAH from the exons ATGGCGGAAAAACA gtatGGTTTAATACTCAAAGACAAAACCAAGGGACAACTATCTTTCCAATCTTCTCGAAATGTGTTTGGGTCAGATTCAGACTCAGGTGATGAGAAACAAAAAGCCCCATTGTCATTGAAGCCAAgcagtaatattaatagacaG GCAAAAATAACTCAAGAAAAAGCCCTAGGAGAAGATCCAACGGTATACCAATATGATGAAATTTATGATTCCATGATTAAAGAAAAGGAAGCTAAAAAGAGAAAACAACTG GATAAGAAACCCAAATATATAGAgaacttaataaaatcctcaaacaaaagaaaattagaAAACGAACGAAGGATTGAACGTCAG ATACAAAAAGAAAGAGAAAAGGAAGGTGAGGAATTTGCTGACAAAGAAGTGTTTGTGACATCAGCCTACAAAAAGAAACTTGAAGAAATGAGAATAGAAgaagagaaagaaaaatatgaagaatATTTAGAGTCCATAGGGGATGTAACAAAACAACAAGATTTag gtggattttatagacatttatatgaacaaaaattgGGTTCTAAAAAGTCAGTAGAAACTGATAAAAAGAATGATCCACTGAAAGAGGGAAGCCCTGAGCCAAAACATACAGAATTTACGAAGACCAGAAGTAAAGATGACAGAAAAGGTAAAGAAAGCAAACAAAGAAACTATAGAAAAAGGAAAGCCTCACATGAGAAATTGTCTGAAGGTGAGATTGAAGATTCTGAGGGAGAAATAAACCACTGTAACCTCGACGACATCAGAACATTGAAGAAATCAAAACAAGattctgaaaatattgatgCAGATTCAGACTTCTCAATCGATGATTCCAGCGATGAGGaaagtaataaagaaattccACTACCTCAACAAGCAGAAGTTGAAAAATCAGAAAATGATTCTAAAAAGCTAGATGAAAACAAAACACCTCcaataaataacgaaaaacCTAAAACAGAAATCGATAAACCCAAAGAAAAAATAGACATATGGAAAAAGAGAACCGTCGGGGAAGTCTTTGAACAGGCATTGAAGAGATATTATGAAAGAAAAGCTGCAAGGGGagctcattaa
- the LOC116778988 gene encoding uncharacterized protein LOC116778988, with product MNKSDLTIPSSPLSLYVKIYCKKRKENKSKTNNILEEATKSWLTLSTYEKQQFITKYEQLRRDINKQFAEQLKNAIPYLKKKVLVSRTGVTTESKEQEAKAEIDENNINNIVDHSAENGFVPNTEENIDQLRSPEKTNNALEIEIPDQSSQEGNENYKTSLSEPIPPKLINGQQLFELVNENADHESWTNLTKVEKRRYQSAVLAIKKNYLKDYIKYLEHLPSEKLYKLYKNNIPPL from the exons atgaacaaGTCAGACCTTACAATACCTAGTTCACCTTTATccttatatgttaaaatatattgcaagaAACGAAAGGAAAATAAGAGTAAG ACAAACAATATCTTAGAAGAGGCAACAAAATCATGGCTAACTTTAAGTACATATGAGAAGCAGCAGTTCATTACTAAATATGAACAGCTTAGAAGGGACATAAATAAGCAATTTGCAGAACAATTAAAGAATGCAATTccatatttaaagaaaaaagttttagtttcaag AACTGGAGTTACAACTGAGAGCAAAGAACAGGAAGCCAAAGCAGAAATtgacgaaaataatataaataatattgtagacCATTCAGCTGAAAATGGTTTTGTACCAAACACTGAAGAAAACATAGATCAATTAAGAAGCCctgaaaaaactaataatgctTTAGA GATCGAAATTCCAGATCAAAGTAGCCAAGAGggcaatgaaaattataaaacttcttTATCTGAACCGATCCCCCCAAAGCTTAT AAATGGTCAACAACTATTTGAATTGGTAAATGAAAACGCTGATCATGAATCATGgacaaatttaacaaaagtaGAAAAGAGGCGATATCAAAGTGCAGTTctcgcaataaaaaaaaattacttaaaagattatataaaatatttagaacatTTGCCATcagaaaaactatataaactttacaaaaataatataccacCTTTATAA
- the LOC116778989 gene encoding FUN14 domain-containing protein 1 isoform X1, whose product MAKPKKDETAEEAKKIVDDAKNFIEKAIADIGKTSATKQLILGTASGWLTGFMTMKIGKLAAVGVGGGVILLHIASQKGYIDINWDKINKKVDKITDKIEKEATGKSPDWFEKVERFVDRKIDKAEELLKKKEKKAKHWYNNFVAGDEYRATETHVFLASFVAGMAIGILCGK is encoded by the exons atggCGAAACCAAAAAAAGATGAAACAGCCGAAGAAGCGAAGAAAATCGTAGACGAtgcgaaaaattttattgagaaaGCAATCGCAGATATTGGAAAAACTTCAGCAACAAAGCAACTTATTTTAGGAACTGCGTCAGGATG gCTCACAGGTTTTATGACTATGAAAATAGGAAAGCTTGCTGCAGTCGGTGTTGGAGGCGGCGtaattttacttcatattGCAAGTCAAAAAGggtatattgatataaattgggataaaatcaacaaaaaagtTGATAAAATTACTGATAAAATTGAGAAGGAAGCCACAGGAAAATCTCCAGATTGGTTTGAGAAA GTGGAAAGGTTTGTGGACCGTAAAATTGATAAGGCAGAAGAGCTACTTAAGAAAAAGGAGAAAAAAGCAAAGCATTGGTACAACAACTTTGTAGCGGGTGATGAGTATCGTGCTACAGAAACCCATGTGTTTCTGGCATCATTTGTCGCTGGAATGGCCATTGGTATTCTTTGTGGAAAGTAG
- the LOC116778989 gene encoding FUN14 domain-containing protein 1 isoform X2, translated as MAKPKKDETAEEAKKIVDDAKNFIEKAIADIGKTSATKQLILGTASGWLTGFMTMKIGKLAAVGVGGGVILLHIASQKGYIDINWDKINKKVDKITDKIEKEATGKSPDWFEKVMLFVKANSYYSAGFTGGFFFGIASS; from the exons atggCGAAACCAAAAAAAGATGAAACAGCCGAAGAAGCGAAGAAAATCGTAGACGAtgcgaaaaattttattgagaaaGCAATCGCAGATATTGGAAAAACTTCAGCAACAAAGCAACTTATTTTAGGAACTGCGTCAGGATG gCTCACAGGTTTTATGACTATGAAAATAGGAAAGCTTGCTGCAGTCGGTGTTGGAGGCGGCGtaattttacttcatattGCAAGTCAAAAAGggtatattgatataaattgggataaaatcaacaaaaaagtTGATAAAATTACTGATAAAATTGAGAAGGAAGCCACAGGAAAATCTCCAGATTGGTTTGAGAAA GTTATGTTATTTGTGAAAGctaattcatattattcagCTGGGTTTACAGGAGGCTTCTTTTTTGGCATTGCatcatcataa
- the LOC116778898 gene encoding probable leucine--tRNA ligase, mitochondrial, with the protein MSIMKSCRNLLLKEKTLLFHRFSRYKSCLGLWEQDISTEIKLNIERHWSPEVLANEKLITNENKVYILSMFPYPSGNLHMGHVRVYSISDSIARIQKLQGKNVIHPIGWDAFGLPAENAALERNILPQKWTDSNIKAMKNQLLQLGLNFDWEREISTCNPDYYKWTQYIFLKLFENGLAYQSKAKVNWDPVDNTVLADEQVDDNGCSWRSGAKVEKKTLTQWFIKTTKYAKQLYDGLSSDSLENWKDIINLQKHWIGECDGVVVSFKVKIKNKVQHLEIWSSEPYKFIHGDYIFMKKDNAMLQELSHEEINNLKCYNPVSEKEISVYVCDDVNYPEGRDVYIASPSVDADDYKLIRCLNIPLDIQRIDINCNKENEKGIKLAQSKKVGGYYSSSKLKDWLISRQRYWGTPIPIIHCPSCGAVPVPYEDLPVVLPEKKTDEASLSLSSIESWVNCKCPQCSGNARRECDTMDTFVDSSWYYYRYLDPQNKQAPFNIKSLAGVTPVNCYIGGKEHAVLHLYYARFMSYFLHSIGLTPTQEPFKKLLVQGMIMGQSYKVKSTGKYIPPDEVEQVGKGYKEKATGETVLAQWEKMSKSKFNGENPQRLLTEYGCDTTRLLILSDVPPETSRKWSDATLPGALNWQHRLWRTIREFLKHRNNPELFNNTTLGSQVEEFDTRTWNSRNYFIATATYHFLHTQKLSVGISRLQSLTAILRNNVPPLVVANSKEFELALANLIVMLSPITPHFCSELWAGFLSAPHRLSNNIDAIDWNKEVLQQKWPKVDSKYPLSFLCKVDGADRCDLKIIGHELNNMTEEKALEIMLKEKLVKDRIKTDIIKTKYELYPDCRAILHIFTERSAKVKKNKIDEELKRSQA; encoded by the exons aTGTCTATTATGAAATCATGTAGAAACTTAttactaaaagaaaaaacacttCTGTTCCATCGATTCAGTAGATATAAAAGCTGTCTTGGTTTATGG GAACAAGATATTTCAACtgaaattaaactaaacataGAAAGACACTGGTCTCCTGAAGTGCTGGCTAATGAAAAGCTAATTACAAACGAAAATAAAGTCTATATTCTTTCAATGTTTCCATATCCATCTGGTAATTTACATATGGGACATGTCAGAGTATATTCAATATCTGACTCTATAGCAAggatacaaaaattacaaggcaaaaatgttatacatcCAATTGGCTGGGACGCATTTGGCCTGCCAGCTGAGAATGCAGCTTTAGAACGCAACATCTTGCCTCAAAAGTGGACAGACTCAAATATCAAGGCAatgaaaaatcaattattacaaCTTGGATTGAATTTTGATTGGGAAAGAGAAATTAGCACATGTAATCCAGATTACTATAAATGGACtcagtacatatttttaaagttatttgaaaatggCTTGGCATACCAAAGTAAG GCAAAAGTGAATTGGGATCCTGTGGACAATACAGTACTTGCTGATGAACAAGTTGATGACAATGGTTGTTCATGGAGGTCTGGTGCTAAAGTTGAGAAGAAAACTTTAACCCAATGGTTTATTAAAACCACTAAGTATGCCAAACAACTATATGATGGCTTAAGTAGTGATTCTTTAGAGAATTGGAAGGATATTATCAATCTACAGAAGCACTGGATAGGAGAATGTGATGGTGTAGTGGTTAGCTTtaaggtaaaaattaaaaataaagttcagCATTTAGAGATATGGTCTTCGGAACCCTACAAATTTATTCACGGTgattacatatttatgaagAAAGATAACGCAATGTTACAAGAGTTAAGTcatgaagaaataaataatttaaagtgttaTAACCCAGTATCAGAAAAGGAAATATCTGTTTATGTATGTGATGATGTAAACTATCCTGAGGGTAGAGATGTGTATATAGCCAGTCCATCAGTTGATGCTGATGATTACAAGCTAATCAGATGTCTAAACATTCCCTTAGACATTCAAAGAATAGATATCaattgtaataaagaaaatgaaaaaggaATAAAACTAGCACAAAGTAAAAAAGTTGGTGGGTATTATTCaagttcaaaattaaaagattggCTTATATCCAGACAAAGGTATTGGGGAACACCAATACCTATTATACATTGTCCATCTTGTGGTGCTGTTCCTGTACCTTATGAAGACTTACCAGTTGTTTTACCTGAAAAGAAAACTGATGAAGCCTCTTTAAGTCTGTCAAGTATTGAGTCATGGGTGAATTGTAAGTGTCCACAATGCTCAGGCAATGCTAGAAGGGAATGTGATACAATGGACACATTTGTAGATTCTTCCTGGTACTATTATCGGTACCTAGACCCACAAAATAAACAAGCgccatttaatataaagtcatTGGCTGGGGTTACTCCTGTAAACTGTTACATAGGTGGTAAGGAACATGCAGTACTCCACCTTTATTATGCTCGTTTTATGAGTTACTTTTTACACTCAATAGGTTTGACTCCCACACAAGAACCTttcaaaaaacttttagtCCAAGGCATGATTATGGGACAgtcttataaagtaaaatccACAGGAAAATATATACCACCTGATGAAGTTGAACAGGTTGGTAAAGGATACAAGGAAAAAGCAACAGGAGAGACCGTGTTAGCTCAGTGGGAGAAGATGAGCAAGTCTAAATTCAATGGAGAAAACCCTCAAAGATTATTAACAGAATATGGATGTGACACCACCAGATTATTGATACTTTCCGATGTTCCTCCTGAGACAAGTAGGAAGTGGTCAGATGCTA CCCTTCCTGGAGCTTTAAATTGGCAGCATAGACTGTGGAGGACAATTAGAGAATTCTTAAAACACCGAAATAATcctgaattatttaataacactaCTCTGGGAAGCCAAGTAGAGGAATTTGATACGAGGACATGGAATTcaagaaattatttcattgctACAGCAACATATCATTTCTTGCATACACAAAAACTTAGCGTAGGAATATCGAGACTGCAAAGTTTGACGGCGATTTTGAGg aataatgtACCTCCACTAGTTGTGGCCAACAGCAAAGAGTTCGAGTTAGCCCTAGCGAATCTTATTGTCATGTTGTCGCCGATAACACCACATTTCTGTTCGGAACTTTGGGCTGGATTCCTCTCAGCTCCACATAGGCTCTCAAATAATATAGACGCAATCGATTGGAATAAAGAAGTTCTTCAACAAAAGTGGCCCAAAGTAGATTCTAAGTATCCATTATCTTTTCTATGCAAg GTCGATGGAGCTGATCgttgtgatttaaaaattataggccacgaattaaataatatgacagAAGAAAAAGCCCTCGAAATTATGCTTAAAGAAAAACTTGTAAAAGACAGAATTAAGACtgacataattaaaactaaatatgaattataccCCGACTGTCGTGCAATATTACACATATTTACGGAAAGATCAGCAAAagtcaagaaaaataaaatagacgaGGAATTAAAGAGATCTcaagcataa